AACGGCGATTGGTGTGAGCGACCAGGACATCGTGGCCAAGCGCCTGCCCAGTGCAAAGCAGAAGACACAGTTCATCGCGCTTGCCGATGTTCCGGACCTGGTCTGGCGCAGCTCGCGTGGCAAAGACAAAGCCAACCACTTCGCAGATATGGACGAGCCTGGTAGCGGCCGGTTTGCCGGGAAAACGTTGCTCGACCTGTGGAACAGCGATATCTCGTCACGGGACCCGCAGGTGTGGAACGAGTTCTACAGCAGCATCGACCCCGACAGAAAGCCGGAGCATCGAGGCGCATTGCCGTTCCGCGTGGCGCAGCTTTACGAGGTGATGGTCGAGGCGGTTCGTGAAGGCCACATCGACAAGTACGTCTGCGCCGCAGGTGTACTGGCCCATTACATCGGCGACGCATGCCAACCACTCCACGTTTCGTACCTGCACCATGGGCAGCCGCACGATGAGGGTGACGACAAGGTCCACGCAGTCTACGAGGACGACATGCTCCAGTTTGCAGCGGTCGAAGTCGTTGGTGGCGTGAAGCAGCGTGTCGCAGACCGAGAGCCATTGACCATCACTCGAGGTGGAATGGCTGCCGCAGACGCAGTCGTGTCGCTGATGCGCCGGACCGTTGCCGAGCTACCGCCTGCTGAGGTGGTGGAGGTCTACCAACGGGTCCGAGGTTCCGGACAGTCCTCAGCGATGTGGCGAGAGCTCGGCGAGAAGACCCTGAACCGTATGGCCGACGGCGCTATCACGCTGGCCACGGTTTGGCAGTCAGCGTGGACCGAGGGCGGTGGCGATGAGCCGGGCCGCTTTACTGAAAGCGAGTTGAAAATACCCATACCGGTCGAGCTGTTGAAAAAGCTCTACGACGCGAAGAGCTTTGCAGAGTCAAAGTGGCTCTTCGAAATGAGCGTGCCGAGGTAACGCGCGCGTTCGAAAAAGAAAGCCCAGCTCCGAGAGCTGGGCTTTTCATTGCACCTCTGATTCAGCCCTTCCTTGGCTACGAAACTCGTAGTATCTGCCCACATAGTCATCAACGGATATTCGTAGCCTTTCTAAGGTGGACGAGGTCTCGAGGGTGGCTGAACAGGCTGAGGGTTCTCTTTTTGGGCGACGGCTGAAGCACATCCGCCTTGAGGCCGGCTTGTCTCAGAAGGCGCTCGGCATCCGAGCGGGGCTCGACCCTTTCGTGGCGAGTGCTCGAATCAACCGCTACGAACGCGGAATCCACAAAGTGGACTATCAGTTCGTGACCCGCCTGGCTGAGGTCCTCAACGTGCCGAGCGCGTACTTCTATGCGGAAGACGATGACTTGGCCGACCTGATTCTTGCTTTTGGGCGAGAGGATGCGGCGACTCTGGAAGCCCTACTCGCTAGCGTCAGGGCACGATAGCGCTCTTACGCGCGCGTCCTACGCGCTGCCCTCGGAGTACCCCCATCCACACTGGTTGCTCTCTTGTTCTCTGGCATAGCCTACAAATAAGCTTGGATTTCACAACAAAACAAGCTTGATTGGGGGCGCCTGTGCTACCGATAGACTTCGCACGTATACGAAGCACACCAAAAAGTCGTAACGATAGTTTCGAAGCACTAGCGGTGCAGCTTTTTCGGAAGAGCTGCCAAGCTCCTCAGGATTCGACCTTTGTTAGCTTAAGGGGGGACGGAGGCGACGGCGGTGTAGAGGCATACTTCCGAGCCCCTGACCTACAGGTTATCGGCGTCCAAGCAAAATATTTTTTCCAACTTGGAACGAAAGAGCTTGAGCAAATAGACGGCTCATTAAAAAGCGCGCGTACAAATCATCCGACATTGTCCGAATATTGGATATACATCCCATTCGACTTGACTGGACGTGTTGCCGCTGGAAAGCGAGGCAAGAGTGAGGCGGAGCGCTTCGAAGAGTGGAAAGCCTCTGTCGAGGAGAAAGCCGAAGTAGAAGGAGCGGCGCTTAGCATTGTTCTATGTAGCGCAGCCATAATTCGGCAGCAAATACTAGCAATAGATGAGCACGGAGGTTTGCGCCGTTATTGGTTTGATGACTCAATACTCACATCAGCTCAAATTCAAGAGTGCCTAGCTAGCGCGGCTGCTTTTGCGGGCCCAAGATATTCGGCCGGGCTAGATGTCGTGACAAGTGCTTATACTGGCCTGGACTTTTTCGGTGGAGCTGGAGACTTTAGCGCGTGGCAGAAAAATACATTGGCTCCGCCATTTAATGGGCTGCGGTCGCTTATGCATTCTTCCAACGCTCTGGAAATATTAGGGGCCGAAGTTTCGGCTAAAGCACGCAGTTTGGTGGAAGCTGTTTTGACGGAATGTCGAGCAATTATTAGGGCAGAGCATGCTGCAAGTAGCGTAGAGAGTGCGCTCAAGTCGATTTCTGAATTGGTTCCAATTCTCATGGCGGCGCGCGACAGTCAAGAGCGTGAATTTAATGCGGCTCATGGGAAGGAAAGTGATACGCCAGCATTCCGGCAGTTTCACGCTGAATATATGTGTACTTTCCCTGCCGCCAATATGGACTCTGCTCGCGATTGGGTGCGTTGGACACAAAATCTACATGATGTGCTTGCTTCCCCAATACTAGGCACCACCATAGCACAGTCTTTACTTCTGGTAGGGCCGGCAGGTGCTGGGAAAACCCACGCATTAGTTAGCGCTGCGTTTAGGAGGCTTAAGTCTGGCGCTTTGTCTTTAGTGGTTTTTGGTGAGGATTTTGGTAGGGCCGAACCGTGGGAAGTACTGCGTAGCAAGCTAGGGTTTGGTGACGCTATGGCACGTTTCACGCTGTTTGAATGTTTGCAAGCAGCCTCGGAACATACAGGATTCCCATTTGTGATTTTTATTGATGCACTCAATGAAAGCCCAAGAAGTGCCAGATGGAAAGACAAGCTCCCCGAGCTCCTCTCTCAGTGTAGGCCGTATTCTGGGGTAAAAATTTGTGTATCAGTCCGGGATACTTTTAAAGATTTGGAGGTTGACTCTAGATTTCCCGGGATAGCCTTCGAGTACAACGGCTTTGAGGGGACGGAGTTCGAGGCTCTTCAGGAATTTGCAAAGTACTATGAAATTGACGCAGAAATCACCCCACTTTTTTCTGCGGAATTGAGCAACCCACTGTTTCTGCATTTGGCCTGTAAAGTCATAAAGGCTGAGGGACGGACCTCTTTAGATATTTCCTTGCCTGGTTTTACAGCATTGTTCGAGCGTCATCTTAAGCACTGTGATGACTTGGTCCGAGCGCGCCTAAATTACGCGAATCCTAGGAATGTAGTTCGGCAGGCGATGTTGCGTGTGACAGATGTAGTTACGCAGAAAGAACCCCAGCATCGGACATGGGATGCCTGCGTTGCGGCTATCTCAACGATTGCTGGTGCCGAAATCAAGCCCGAAGAGTTACTTCGAGAACTTGAACATGAGGGTTTAGTAATTCTCTCGTCTGAGGACGATGATACGTGGCTCGTAAGGCTAGGATATCAACGGTATGGCGATGTGCTACGTGCAACTAGCTTAATTGAGAGCCTGGACAAGGCTTCTGAAGAGATATTTTCCGTGCTAGCTAAAAAGATAGCGGGATTCTCTTCCGATGATGAAGGAGTATTGGAAGCCTTGGCTATCCTTCTACCGGAAAAGCTAGGAGTGGAAATAACAATAGAGGACTTAGGGCTTGATGAAAAACTAGCTCACCGTTTGTTTTTAGATTCGCTTGTTTGGCGTTCGCGTGTAAGCATGGGGCAAGACATTTACGCACATGCGCGAGCGGCCCTAAATGCGCCAAATCTCTGGATGCACGCATATGACATATTTTTCCGTCTCTGTTTGGTGCCCGAGCATCCTCTCAACGCTCGAAACTGGTTAAGTCCACTGTTTCAGCGACATGGGATGGTAGAGCGAGATGCTTTCCTTTCTATTGCTGCTTATAAATCTTTTGATGCCAATGGAGGGGTCCGGTCTCTCATTGAATCTTCTCTATTCGCTGAGATTCCGCGCTGGCCTGCAGAAAGCCGGATGCTAGCGACTTTTTCCTTGGCATGGCTAAGCTCGGTAGCAGACAGACGAGTAAGGGACCAAGCATGTAAAGGGTTGACTAGGTTGCTTGCATATCAGCCTGACTTGGCTTCTGATTTGTTAATGGAGTTTCAAGGGTGTGCTGACGATTACATCGTGGAAGGTATTGCTCTGTCTATTTATAGCGCAGCTCTTCTCGAGCGAGGAAAAGCCGTTGAATTTGTACCCGCGCTAGATAGACTACTTACTCATTTTTCTGATTATCAGAATATTCTTGTTAGAGATTCTATTAGATTGCTTGGAGCCCGGCTAGCCAGGTTTGGGTTGCCTGACTCTGTTGCGGTCAAGCTTAGCGATTTCCCACCTAAGGCCTCTCTTCCGGAACGTTGGCCTGTTTTGGCTGATGCTAAGCCGTTGTTGGAGCTGGAGCGACTGCCAACTGATATGAAACTTTGGGGGCAGCAGCTGCTACCTGATTTTTGGAGATATCAAGTTGAATCCAAACTGTGGAACTTTGACATCAAGTCGGCGGGTGTAAGCAACGAAAATATCGCATGTTGGATAATGATGGAGGCGCTACGAGTCGGGTTTCCAGGGCAAGACCAGTGCGCCCACGTGCATGACCAGACGATAGTTAGGGAATTCGGTTCGGGTAGAGGAAGAGTGGGTTATGCCGAGAGAGTTGGGAAAAAATATTATTGGTCGGCTCTCCATCGTCTTATCGGAATTTTTGCTGAGAATGTTCCACTTAAAAAGGAACGATTTGCCGATTGGGAGCCTCCCACTGGCTATTTTTGGTCGATTCACCTTCGCAAAGCAGACCTCACCGATATACGCGACATCGTTGCTCCAAATGAGTATCCATCAATACTTTACCTTCCGAATTTTATTTTCCCTCCTCGCGATAAAGATATTAAAGATTGGGTTCGGGGTGGGAAATTACCCGAAGACCATGAATGCCTTATCTGCTTGGATGAAGGCGGTCAGGAGTGGGTTGCCCTTGAGTTAAATATTCGCGGGGATGACCGGTCAGAGGACGACGAATCTTGGAGAGACCCTCA
This region of Chitinolyticbacter meiyuanensis genomic DNA includes:
- a CDS encoding helix-turn-helix domain-containing protein — translated: MDEVSRVAEQAEGSLFGRRLKHIRLEAGLSQKALGIRAGLDPFVASARINRYERGIHKVDYQFVTRLAEVLNVPSAYFYAEDDDLADLILAFGREDAATLEALLASVRAR
- a CDS encoding ATP-binding protein, with the protein product MLPIDFARIRSTPKSRNDSFEALAVQLFRKSCQAPQDSTFVSLRGDGGDGGVEAYFRAPDLQVIGVQAKYFFQLGTKELEQIDGSLKSARTNHPTLSEYWIYIPFDLTGRVAAGKRGKSEAERFEEWKASVEEKAEVEGAALSIVLCSAAIIRQQILAIDEHGGLRRYWFDDSILTSAQIQECLASAAAFAGPRYSAGLDVVTSAYTGLDFFGGAGDFSAWQKNTLAPPFNGLRSLMHSSNALEILGAEVSAKARSLVEAVLTECRAIIRAEHAASSVESALKSISELVPILMAARDSQEREFNAAHGKESDTPAFRQFHAEYMCTFPAANMDSARDWVRWTQNLHDVLASPILGTTIAQSLLLVGPAGAGKTHALVSAAFRRLKSGALSLVVFGEDFGRAEPWEVLRSKLGFGDAMARFTLFECLQAASEHTGFPFVIFIDALNESPRSARWKDKLPELLSQCRPYSGVKICVSVRDTFKDLEVDSRFPGIAFEYNGFEGTEFEALQEFAKYYEIDAEITPLFSAELSNPLFLHLACKVIKAEGRTSLDISLPGFTALFERHLKHCDDLVRARLNYANPRNVVRQAMLRVTDVVTQKEPQHRTWDACVAAISTIAGAEIKPEELLRELEHEGLVILSSEDDDTWLVRLGYQRYGDVLRATSLIESLDKASEEIFSVLAKKIAGFSSDDEGVLEALAILLPEKLGVEITIEDLGLDEKLAHRLFLDSLVWRSRVSMGQDIYAHARAALNAPNLWMHAYDIFFRLCLVPEHPLNARNWLSPLFQRHGMVERDAFLSIAAYKSFDANGGVRSLIESSLFAEIPRWPAESRMLATFSLAWLSSVADRRVRDQACKGLTRLLAYQPDLASDLLMEFQGCADDYIVEGIALSIYSAALLERGKAVEFVPALDRLLTHFSDYQNILVRDSIRLLGARLARFGLPDSVAVKLSDFPPKASLPERWPVLADAKPLLELERLPTDMKLWGQQLLPDFWRYQVESKLWNFDIKSAGVSNENIACWIMMEALRVGFPGQDQCAHVHDQTIVREFGSGRGRVGYAERVGKKYYWSALHRLIGIFAENVPLKKERFADWEPPTGYFWSIHLRKADLTDIRDIVAPNEYPSILYLPNFIFPPRDKDIKDWVRGGKLPEDHECLICLDEGGQEWVALELNIRGDDRSEDDESWRDPHLSVNVFYNSVFFSGDLPNFSSDEERNDYFDSNHTSCYRGYLAEYPDGIVFDQLADEGYFFEGDEKSLVSTFTLSRGGEWEYDFSFTTPERQGDLNAPCRELVDILMLQWDKNNGWVDITGTLVAFAAQAEGSSGVFIRRDSLNKYLSTIGRRLVFRRFVNRGYYTNGVDDNSQIDIVTWLLYKQQTKMDFLGFKEVPYNC